Proteins from a single region of Antechinus flavipes isolate AdamAnt ecotype Samford, QLD, Australia chromosome 2, AdamAnt_v2, whole genome shotgun sequence:
- the GPR137C gene encoding LOW QUALITY PROTEIN: integral membrane protein GPR137C (The sequence of the model RefSeq protein was modified relative to this genomic sequence to represent the inferred CDS: inserted 2 bases in 1 codon) produces the protein MASSTVEESKRKAAASVVSGSVHLALSILHTLLYASLFTFAYLQLWRLFLYRERPLSYQSFCLFLCLLWAALRXTLFSAAFFLGDSLPLLWPLSNLHFFSRWLLDCFPFCLQFSTLCLLNLYLER, from the exons ATGGCTAGCAGTACAGTcgaggaaagcaaaagaaaagcagCTGCCTCTGTTGTCTCTGGTTCGGTGCATCTTGCGCTGAGCATCCTGCATACGTTGTTATATGCTTCCCTCTTCACATTTGCCTACCTGCAGCTGTGGCGCCTGTTCCTTTACCGAGAGCGTCCGCTGAGTTATCAAAGCTTCTGcctcttcctctgtcttttgTGGGCAGCCCTCAG AACACTCTTCTCCGCCGCCTTCTTCCTCGGCGACTCCTTACCCCTTCTCTGGCCGCTCTCCaatctccatttcttctcccgCTGGCTACTCGACTGctttcctttctgcctccagTTCTCCACACTCTGTCTCCTCAACCTCTACCTGGAGAGataa